The sequence GGCACGGTGGCCAATCCAGCCGTAGCGCCCAGGGCGTTGCGGCGGGGGGTGCTCCAGAACTGGCCGGTGGTGCGGTCGTACACATCAAACAGCAGCCACCAATCGGGCAAGGTGGCGTAATCCAGAGAATGGCGTGCGGCGCACCATTCGCCGAACAGGATCAGATCGGGGGTCAACGCGGCCCGCAGCGCCTCGCCATGCTGGGCCAGCCAAGCGGGCAGGCGCACAAACTGGCCGGTGTGCGGTTCTGTGAGGTATTGGCCCCGGTTTTGGGCGCGCAGATCACCCTCTGGCCCGAGTGAGAAGCCCAGGTTGGCGCCGTCCAGCTTTTCTTCGATCACCACGTCGCCGGCCAGCAGCGCTTGGGCTTCGGCGGGGGAGAGCACTTTGTCATCGCGCGGTGTGCCCGTTCCCAGCCAGGTGAGGTGGGGGGTGTGGGGGAAGCGGAAAAACTCAACCGTCACGATGGATTGACTCTAGCCTCATACCATTCATTGGGTAGCAGTGGGTGAAGGCGAATGCCAACGCGTTCCAGTTGATCTTTGGCGATATACCAATCCGTTTCAGCACCGTAGACGATGGGGGGTGACTCGTCATGCAAAATCAGCGTAGACAGTGCACATGCAACCCATTTTCGATCTTCCCTGTCGCTAACTAACTTCTCATGCTCTGGGGCTAAGATGGCGATGTGCTCACCATTGGCCTCTAAATCGTCAATAGGAACTTCATCCACGAGATTACGATCAAATTTGTTTTGAAGCACTTGGATGCCGTACTCTTGTGCATGCCATTCTTCGAATGGCATATTACGCTCGTATTCTTTACGGACTAGTCCAAGATCGTCTATCACGATCCTGTCGTTAGATTGTTCAAAAGATACCAGCCATTCATAGACAATTTGTCGCAGTTCAATCTCTCGTGGCATCGCCCTGGTGGCTACATTAGATAGCTCTAAGACCGCGCTCGCAGCCAACATGACGTTGGTATCAATTAGAAATCTTGCCATCGGTAGCCCTCAATTCTTTAGCACGTTTGATCTCCAGCGCTGTTTGTTCCCGAGTTTCTCCTAGTGCATCACCAAAGAAACTGGCGGGCCAGTTTCTGACACGGCCCAAGTCGTCGAGT is a genomic window of Vitreoscilla filiformis containing:
- a CDS encoding RNA ligase family protein — protein: MTVEFFRFPHTPHLTWLGTGTPRDDKVLSPAEAQALLAGDVVIEEKLDGANLGFSLGPEGDLRAQNRGQYLTEPHTGQFVRLPAWLAQHGEALRAALTPDLILFGEWCAARHSLDYATLPDWWLLFDVYDRTTGQFWSTPRRNALGATAGLATVPSLATGPTSVRALTQQVAALPSRYRPGPLEGLVIRQESALWCQARAKLVRADFTQAIETHWRRRSITWNRLGSPDASSWCNFP